In Musa acuminata AAA Group cultivar baxijiao chromosome BXJ3-11, Cavendish_Baxijiao_AAA, whole genome shotgun sequence, one DNA window encodes the following:
- the LOC135652332 gene encoding arabinosyltransferase XEG113-like produces the protein MFTRAVWDVPVDSKMPDLKLFQLTKEMVKHRAKDNFIFVTFGNHAFLDFILNWVKHLTDLNLFNILVGAMDTKLLEALYWKGIPVFDMGSKMIAEDIGWGSSKFHKLGRDKALLINAFLPFGYEFILCDTDTVWLKNPLPYFARFPEADILTSSDQLRPTTTDDSLEVWQNVYDAYNIGMFHWRPTDSAKRLAKEWKDILLGDDKKWDQAAFNDLVRQDLGPSLEGESGLFYAYNGTLKLGILPASIFCSGHTYFVQSMPQQLKLEPYAVHATFQFVDANAKRHRLREAMLFYDQPAYYDTPGGFLSFKPGIPKSLLLDGPHTLQSHFSLVNYQLRQIRTALAVASLLNRTLVMPRLWCRFERMWFAHPGILEGTMTKQPFVCPMDQLFEIHTMVRGLSEEEFGPQIHFREYSFLQNPSMSKHVKESLLNVQLCDAHSKGCNISNETTSRGFIQFPRNSTEQMYMQVFSQYKNIKVLHFSSMANAFKGFSDEAREAKFRSRVKRYVGKWCCLENRDLGHVYYDMYWDEKPGWKPEPPRTSEDDHPPWD, from the exons ATGTTCACAAGAGCCGTATGGGATGTGCCTGTTGACAGTAAAATGCCTGATCTGAAGTTATTTCAGCTAACCAAGGAGATGGTGAAGCACCGTGCGAAAGATAATTTCATCTTTGTGACATTTGGGAACCATGCATTCCTGGACTTTATTTTGAATTGGGTCAAACACCTAACAGATCTTAATCTTTTTAACATTCTTGTTG GTGCTATGGATACCAAATTATTGGAGGCTTTGTATTGGAAAGGCATTCCTGTTTTTGACATGGGCAGCAAAATGATAGCAGAAGATATTGGCTGGGGATCGTCCAAATTTCACAAACTGGGAAGGGACAAAGCATTGTTGATAAATGCTTTCCTACCTTTTGGCTACGAGTTCATATTGTGTGATACAGATACTGTTTGGTTAAAG AACCCACTTCCATATTTTGCTCGTTTTCCTGAAGCAGATATATTAACATCAAGCGATCAGCTTAGACCAACAACAACTGATGACAGTTTGGAAGTCTGGCAGAATG TCTATGATGCCTACAATATTGGGATGTTTCATTGGCGTCCCACTGATTCTGCGAAAAGACTAGCTAAGGAGTGGAAAGATATACTTTTAGGTGATGACAAGAAATGGGACCAGGCTGCCTTTAATGATCTTGTCCGCCAAGATTTAGGACCATCACTTGAAGGAGAAAGCGGacttttttatgcttacaatgggACCCTTAAGCTGGGTATTTTGCCAGCAAGTATATTTTGCAGTGGGCACACATACTTTGTCCAG TCAATGCCCCAGCAGCTCAAACTGGAACCATATGCTGTGCATGCTACCTTCCAGTTTGTAGATGCTAATGCAAAGCGCCATAGGTTACGTGAGGCTATGCTTTTCTATGACCAACCTGCATATTATGATACACCAG GAGGTTTCTTATCATTCAAACCTGGTATTCCTAAGAGTTTGTTGCTGGATGGGCCACATACCTTACAATCACACTTCTCATTGGTTAATTACCAG TTGAGGCAGATAAGGACTGCACTTGCTGTTGCTTCTCTGTTGAACCGAACACTG GTAATGCCTCGATTATGGTGCAGGTTTGAAAGAATGTGGTTTGCACATCCTGGAATTTTGGAGGGGACAATGACCAAGCAACCTTTTGTATGCCCGATGGACCAGCTGTTTGAG ATTCATACCATGGTCCGTGGCCTTTCTGAAGAAGAATTTGGCCCACAAATTCATTTCAGGGAGTACTCATTCCTGCAGAATCCATCAATGTCCAAACAT GTGAAGGAATCATTACTTAATGTTCAACTTTGTGATGCGCATTCCAAAGGATGCAATATATCCAATGAAACAACTAGCCGTGGTTTCATCCAATTTCCTAGAAATAGCACTGAGCAGATG TACATGCAAGTATTCTCCCAGTACAAAAATATAAAAGTCTTGCACTTTTCATCCATGGCGAATGCCTTCAAAGGGTTCAGTGATGAG GCAAGGGAAGCAAAATTTAGAAGTCGCGTGAAGAGATACGTTGGAAAGTGGTGCTGCTTGGAGAATCGTGACCTTGGCCACGTATACTATGATATGTACTGGGATGAGAAACCAGGATGGAAGCCTGAACCGCCTCGAACTAGTGAAGATGATCATCCACCTTGGGATTGA